The nucleotide sequence CGGCGTCGGCACAAAAATGCTCGTCGCAAGGGATATGCAGCGATTTGACACTGTCGGCTTTGACCTTGTTGCCATGAATGTCAACGATATGCTTGTGATGGGAGCAGAGCCGCTGTTCTTCCTTGATTATCTTGCGGTTAATAAACTTGAACCGGCGAAGGTTGCCGAGCTTGTCGAAAGCGTTTCGGCCGCGTGCAGACTCGCCAATTGTGCTCTTATCGGCGGCGAAACCGCTGAAATGCCGGACATTTATCGAAAAGACGATTTCGATATGGCGGGCTTTGCCGTCGGCGTTGTCGAAAAAAACAAAATAATCAATGGCTCGCAGGTAAAGACCGGCGATGTAATTCTTGGCCTTGCCTCAAGCGGCCTGCACAGTAACGGCTATGCGCTTGCCAGACACATCTGCTTTAAGAAAATGAAATTGAAAGTTGATGATGTAATTGCCGAACTTGGCAACAGAACCATCGGCGAAGCGCTGCTGGCTCCGACGAAAATTTACGTTCGTCCGATTATAAAATTATTATCGCAATACAAATCCAAGCATATCGTTCACGCTATGGCTCACATCACCGGCGGCGGACTGCCCGGCAATGTCCCGCGCGTACTTCCCAATAATTGCGATGCCGTGCTTGACAAATCAAGCTGGAAGAAAGAGCCGATTTTCGATTTCCTGCAGCAAAACGGACCAGTCGAAGAAGAAGAAATGTTCCGTGTATTTAATATGGGTATTGGTTATGTGCTGGTTGTTGCGCCGGACTTTGCGGCTTCTGTCGCGAAAAAATTACGTTCGTTTGGCGAAACTGTTTATAAAATCGGTACTATCAAACGTGGAAACGGAAACGTTATAATTAAATAGCGTATCTCGTGAAGTGTATCTCGTATTTAGTATTGTGTATCGCTTCGCGTTTCACGCTTCACGAATAACAATTATGTTTACAACCAAAAGACCACCGTTATTTGTCTCTTTTCCTGCTGCGGTGATTTTCTATACTGTTTTTGCCATTGTGCTTTTTTATCCGCATCAGCAGAGCCTTGTTTCGTACAAACGTCTTTTTCCGCTGGAAACAATTATCGCATCGGCAGGTGTTTTCATTCTTTGTCGAAGATGGGTGCTGTCGTTTTTCGCTTCGCTTGCCGGCGGCGCGGTTTACGGTTTCGGTACGTATGCCTGTTCTCTTTTGTGTTACCATCCGTTCGCTGGGTTAGTGTATGCGATGGTTCCGTGGACGTTTGTACCGGCTGTTTTCTTTTACCGCTGGACGAATCTTGACAGATTGAACACGAAAATCATTTCAGGCCTGCTTGTTTTTCTTTCGGTGCTTTTTATTTTGTCTG is from Planctomycetaceae bacterium and encodes:
- the purM gene encoding phosphoribosylformylglycinamidine cyclo-ligase, with product MTEYLTYAKSGVDIDANDVMVDRIRSSVQSTYGPRVIDIHGGFAGLFRLDYSEKLFKKNYKNPVLAACTDGVGTKMLVARDMQRFDTVGFDLVAMNVNDMLVMGAEPLFFLDYLAVNKLEPAKVAELVESVSAACRLANCALIGGETAEMPDIYRKDDFDMAGFAVGVVEKNKIINGSQVKTGDVILGLASSGLHSNGYALARHICFKKMKLKVDDVIAELGNRTIGEALLAPTKIYVRPIIKLLSQYKSKHIVHAMAHITGGGLPGNVPRVLPNNCDAVLDKSSWKKEPIFDFLQQNGPVEEEEMFRVFNMGIGYVLVVAPDFAASVAKKLRSFGETVYKIGTIKRGNGNVIIK